A region of the Sinorhizobium arboris LMG 14919 genome:
GTAGATGTCGACGACCCGGGCGATCTTGGAAAGGCCGAGCACGCGCCCGTTCGGCAGGTAGGCGACATGGGCCTTGCCGATGATCGGCACCATATGGTGCTCGCAATGCGAATAGAACGGGATGTCCTTTTCGAGCACGATGTCATCGTAGCCGGAGACTTCCTCGAAGGTTCGACCGAGCACGTCTTCCGCCACGAGATCGTAGCCGCCGAAAATTTCGCGATACGCCTTGGCCACGCGAGCAGGCGTGTCCTTCAGGCCTTCCCGCGCCGGATCTTCGCCTGCCCAGCGCAACAACACGCGAACGGCTTCTTCAGCTTCCTTCTGTGTCGGACGACCGCTTGCGTCGTCGAGCACAGGAAAATTCTTCACTATGGCGTCCATATGGCCCCTTTAAGCAATACGAAATTGCTGACGTTTTATCTTTTCGGACAACTCGCCACTGGCCATACGCCTAACCCTGCAGGCTTGGGTTCCGTTGGCGGGTTCCGGGGCTTTCGGGTCTCGGCTTAGCAGTGCACTGGACCGTCCGGCACGGTTTCCCAAACAACAGGCGACACTTGATCCCCTTGCGGAACTGTCACCCCAACACGACATAGCATATAGTATGGTGCCACATGGATAAAAGAGCCCGAATGCGCCACGCCGTGCTTTTTTCCCGCCGCCTGGAGAAAATCATGCGCCGAACGCCCGAAACCGCGAAAAATCAACCGGATTCCTAAATGATTGACGACATTTACAACAGCAGGATTCTCGAATTCGCAGGCAATATTCCGCGCCTTGGAATGTTGGCGGAAGCCGATGCCGAGGCCGCCGCGCATTCCAAGCTTTGCGGCTCGAAGGTGAGAATCTGGCTGAAGATGGATGGCGAAATCGTCACCGACTTCGCCCATGACGTCAAAGCCTGCGCCCTCGGCCAAGCGTCCTCTTCCATCATGGCGCGGCACGTCGTCGGCGCCCATGCGGACGAGATCCGCAAGGCTCGCGAGGACATGCTGGCCATGCTGAAGGCCGACGGGGAAGGCCCATCGGGCCGTTTCGAGGACATGCGGTTCCTAAAACCCGTCAAGGACTACAAAGCGCGCCATGCCTCGACGATGCTGACTTTCGATGCCGTCGTCGATGCCATCGGCCAGATAGAGGCCAGGCGCCTCGCTGCGGCCGTCTGAGCCATGTGTCCCCAGCCCGATGCCGATCACGGAGGCACCCGCGGCGATGCCGGTGGCCGGAACTGGTCAGGACCGTTCCGCAGGACGCCGGGGCGGCTCGTCGGCATGGCGATGATCCGCGCCTATCAACTGACGCTGTCGGGCTTCATCGGCAATTCCTGTCGTCACCTGCCGACCTGTTCGGAATACGGCTTCGAGGCGATCGCCCGATACGGCCTGTGGGCCGGTGGTTGGTTGACCCTGTTCCGGGTCATCCGTTGCGGCCCGGGCGGAACCCACGGATTCGACCCGGTGCCCGACCGCCTCGCACCTCGCCAGCGCTGGTACACGCCATGGCGCTACTGGCAGCCACGCCGAAAGGAAGCGTGAGAGCCGTGACCATTCCGATGGAGTACCGGCAGGCCTCTGCGGAGTTCGACCGTTTCATCGTCGATGCGCGCGACATTGCCGCTCTTCAGACCACCAACCAGGCCTATACGATGGTGCAGGCGGTGCTTTACGCTTTCCGCCGCCGCCTCGAAATTTCCGACGCCCTGCTTTTCGCCAATGTGCTGCCGCCGGTCCTTCGAGCGATCTTCGTCGCCGACTGGGACCTGGAGGAGCCGGCGCTGCCGTTCTCCGAGCGCCGCGCGATGACGCGAGAGGTACAGGCATTCCGCGGCAATCACAACGTCTCGCCGGACACAGCCATCGCAGATGTAGCCGCGGCGTTGCGGCGTAACGTCGACGATAAGCCGTTGGATCGCGTGCTCGCACGGCTGCCGGCCGGCGCAGTCGATTTCTGGCGGGCTTGAGGCGGGTGGAGACCTACGTCGCCTTGCTCCACAGTATCGTTCTCGGCGGCGGCCGCCGCGTCGTCATGGCTGACCTGAAGGCTGTGGCGGAAGGACTTGGCTATCAGGAACCGCGCACGCTTGCTGCGACGGGCAATCTCGTGTTCCGCGCGCCGGAGCAACCGTTGCCGAAGCTCGAGGCCGAGCTCGAAAGCGCATTCGCCGCCGCCTTCGGCCGGCATGTCGATATCATCATGCGTACTGCCGAGGAATGGCTGTCGCTCGCCCGCGGTAATCCCTTCCTCGCCGAAAGCGAGAAAGACCCGGCAAGCGTCCACGTTCGGGTGATGCGCGCGCCGCTCGAGGCAGGCACCGCGGAGCGGCTCCTAGGCTATTGTACCAGGGGCGAACGGGTGGCTATCGTCCATGGCGATCTATGGGTGGATTTCGGCGGAAAGCCGAGCGAGTCCAGGTTGCTCGGAGTCATGACGACCAAGCGGCTCGGCATCGGGACGGTGCGCAACTGGAACACGGTGAAGGGTCTGCGTGGAATGGTCGCCGGTTGAGCGGCTGCGCCTTTACTCCATGGTGAAAAAGCTTTATCAGGCCCGCGTCAATTCGAGCACTTCCATCGGGAAGTGCGTAGTGTCCGAGGTTGGAGCGTTTCGATGAAGCACCGGAACGCTCTGGCCGGCCGGCAACCATACCACCCGCATTCGTTGGCGGGACTGGATAGGAGATCATGATGTCGCATTCCGTTTCCCTTACATTTCCTGATGGCTCCGAGCGAGAGTTTGCCGCCGGGACGACCGGCCGCGATGTCGCGGAATCGATCTCGAAGTCGCTCGCGAAGAAGGCCGTCGCGATCGCCATCGACGGCGAGCTGCGCGACCTCTCGGATTCCGTGACGGCAGGCAGGATCGAGATCGTCACGCGCGAGGACAAGCGCGCGCTCGAGCTCATCCGCCACGACGCGGCCCATGTCATGGCGGAGGCCGTGCAGGAATTGTGGCCGGGAACGCAGGTGACCATCGGCCCGGTTATCGACAACGGCTTCTATTACGACTTTGCCAAGAACGAGCCCTTCACGCCCGACGACCTGCCCGTCATCGAGAAGAAGATGCGGGAGATCATCGCCCGCAACAGGCCCTTCACCAAGGAGGTCTGGTCGCGCGACAAGGCCAAGGAGGTCTTTGCCGCCAAGGGGGAGGCCTACAAAGTCGAACTCGTGGACGCCATCCCCGAAGGCCAGGACCTGAAGATCTATTACCAGGGCGACTGGTTCGATCTCTGCCGCGGGCCGCACATGGCCTCGACGGGCCAGATAGGCACGGCCTTCAAGCTGATGAAGGTGGCCGGCGCCTATTGGCGCGGCGACAGCAACAACCCGATGCTGACGCGCATCTACGGCACCGCCTGGCACACTCAGGAGGAGCTGGATCAGTACCTGCACGTGCTCGCCGAAGCGGAGAAGCGTGACCACCGCCGGCTCGGCCGCGAGATGGACCTCTTCCACTTCCAGGAGGAAGGGCCGGGCGTGGTCTTCTGGCATGGAAAAGGCTGGCGGATATTCCAGAGTCTGGTGGCCTATATGCGCCGCCGGCTCGAGGGCGACTATCAGGAGGTCAATGCTCCCCAGGTCCTCGACAAATCGCTCTGGGAGACCTCAGGTCACTGGGGCTGGTATCGTGACAACATGTTCAAGGTGACTGTTGCCGGCGACGAAACGGACGATGATCGCGTCTTCGCGCTGAAGCCGATGAATTGCCCCGGGCACATACAGATCTTCAAGCACGGCTTGAAGTCTTACCGCGAACTGCCTGTTCGGCTGGCCGAATTCGGCGCGGTGCACCGCTACGAACCCTCCGGTGCGCTGCACGGTCTCATGCGCGTCCGCGGCTTCACGCAGGACGATGCGCATATCTTCTGCACCGACGAGCAGATGGCGGCCGAATGCCTGAAAATCAACGATCTGATCCTTTCCGTCTATGAAGACTTCGGTTTCAAGGAGATCGTCGTGAAGCTCTCGACGCGCCCGGAAAAGCGCGTGGGTTCCGATGAGCTCTGGGATCGGGCCGAGGCCGTGATGACGGACGTCTTGAAGACCATCGAGGAGCAGTCCGAAGGTCGCATCAAGACCGGCATTCTACCGGGCGAGGGCGCATTCTACGGCCCGAAGTTCGAATACACGCTGAAGGACGCGATCGGCCGCGAATGGCAGTGCGGAACGACGCAGGTCGATTTCAACCTGCCGGAACGTTTCGGCGCCTTCTACATCGACAGCGAATCCGAAAAGCGTCAGCCGGTGATGATTCATCGCGCCATTTGCGGTTCGATGGAGCGTTTCCTCGGCATCCTGCTTGAGAACTATGCCGGCCACATGCCGCTGTGGATATCGCCCCTGCAGGTGGTGGTCGCGACGATCACGTCGGAGGCCGACGACTATGGCCGCGAAGTCGCCGAGCGCTTGCGTGATGCGGGGCTGACGGTTGAGACCGATTTCCGCAACGAAAAGATCAATTACAAGGTCCGCGAGCATTCGGTGACGAAGGTTCCGGTGATCGTCGTCTGCGGCAAGCGCGAAGCGGAGGAGCGCTCGGTCAATATCCGTCGCCTGGGCTCTCAGGCGCAAACGGCAATGTCTCTGGACGAGGCGGTCGCATCGCTTTCGGCCGAAGCCATGGCGCCGGACCTCAAGCGCAGGGCGGAGCGGAACGCCCGCGTCTGACGAGACGGCGGCTGCCCCTCATCCGGCTGCCGCCACTTTCCCGTCTTTATGGGGAGAAGGGATAAGCGGCTCGCTCCCGCTGCTGCAGACACCGACGTGAAAGATGATCGGGCGACCCACCACTCGTTCCTTCTCCTTGCGGGGAGCAGGTGCCGGCAGGCGGTTGAGGGGCGGGCCGGGCGACGTCTTCAGTCCTGAGCGTCCGCGGTTTGATTGGCTTCGCCGCTGCCGTCCAGCAGCACTTCCACGTCCGTGTTGACGCCCGCTTTCACCGCAAAATCGCGCTGGTAGATCTGGTCCTTGTTGCGCGCCACCGCCGTGTAGCTTCCTTCGGCGAGGATGAGGGTTGGGAAGGCGCCGACGCTCTCCGAGACAACGTCGCCGGAGGACGTGAGGATCGACCAGGCCGTGTCGGCGATCGCTTCGCCGCCGGCTTCCGAAACAAGCTTGAGGGTCAGCTTCGCGGCGCGGTGCTGAATCGTCGCTTCGGTCAGCTTGCCGGCCTCGATCTGGATGTCGGCCCGGATGACGGCGTTCACCGAGCCATAATTCGACACGACGTGATAGGTCCCGGCATTGAGCTGAACCACCGTGCCGGGCTTCACGTCTGCGACGACCAGGCCGCGCTCGCCGTCCTCCCTCACATCGGAGGAGAAGATCGAAAAGCTGAGTTCGTTTGGCGGAATGCGTACGTCGCTGCCGGAGACGGCGTTCAGCATGACGCCCCCGGCATCGAGCACGAGCACCTGTTTGTCGAGCGGGCCTTCCTCGGGCACGCGAATCTTGCGGGTCGCGCCCGCGCGGCCAAAGGCTACGTTGATGAAATATTCGCCGGGCACGAGATTGAAAGCGGTGGAGCCGCCTTCGGACGTCGCAAGCAGCGGTAGCTTTCCGTCGCTGCCCGGGATGGGGCTGAAGACCCGCCAGGTAAGACCCGACTGGACCGGCTTTCCCTTATCCGTCAGCAGCGCTTCGAGTTTCACGTCCTTCAGCTGTCCGTCCTGCATCGGATCGGTAATGAGGGGGCTGAAACCGGTAAGCTTCGGCATCTTGTGCGTGCCGGAGATCGAGGGAAAGCTCTTGAACGCGTCCGTTGGATCCTCGGCAAGCGCGCGCCCTACGCCAGTCCCGGCGATCGCGATCGCCAGAGCGGTTCTCAGGAAAATACGAGGGCGGAGACGCATGAGAGCAGTTGACTTCTTGACTCGGTGACTCCACTTGGGTCCCCGGTATGGCATTTTCGTGGCTGTCGGTCCGGCGGCAAATTAGTGGAATTCGCTCGATATGAAAACCGAAATAAAGCTTGTCGACTACCTTGCGTCCCGCCGGTCCATTCCGGCCTTCCAGATGGGCGAACCGGGGCCCGGCCGGGCAGAGGTCGAGGAGATGCTGAAGCTCGCCTCCCGCGTGCCGGACCACGGAAAGTTGGCGCCATGGCGATTCATCGTCTACCGGGGCCAAGAGAGGGCACGCATCAGCGCCGAGTTGAAGAAAATGGCACTTGCCGCCAAGCCGGACATGCCGGAAGAGATGATCAAGGTCGAGGAGACGCGGCTGACGCGCGCGCCCGTCGTCGTCGCCGTTGTCAGCAAGGCGGCGCCGCATTTCAAGATTCCCGAATGGGAGCAGCAGATGTCGGCTGGAGCCGTCTGCCTCAACCTGCTGATGGCCGCGAATGCGGTCGGCTACGCCTCGAACTGGCTGACGGAGTGGTATGCCTTCGACGAACGGGCCTATCCTCTGCTCGGCGTTGCGCCGGGCGAAAAGATTGCAGGCTTCATTCACATCGGCACGGCCATGGTGCCACCGACGGAGCGCCCCAGGCCCGAACTCGAGGAGATCGTCACCTGGATCGGGGAGGACGGCTGATGTTCTATGACACCGCCGGCAACCGGCACGGCCTGCCGCACGATCCCTTCAAGGCGATCGTGTCGCCGAGGCCGATCGGCTGGATCGGCACGCGCGCGGCCGACGGGGCGCTGAATCTCGCGCCCTATTCCTTTTTCAACGCCATCAGCGACCGGCCGAAACTCGTGATGTTCGCCTCGAGCGGCTACAAGGATTCGGTACGAAACATCGAGGCGACCGGGGAGTTTACCGCGAGTTTTGCCAGCCGCAACCTGAGCGAGGCGGTCAATCTCACCTCGGTGACTGCCCCGCATGGTGAAAGCGAGTTCGAGATCGCAGGACTGACGCCCGTCGGCGGAACGCTCGTGAAGGCTCCCTTCGTGGGCGAGGCATTCGCGGCGCTGGAATGCCGGATGACGGAAATCTTTCGTCCGAAGGGTATCGATGGCGTCGTTTCCGACAGCTATGTCGTCATCGGCGCAGTGGTCGGCATTCACATCCGCGAGGATGCCATTCGCGATGGGCGGTTCGACGTGGCGACCGTCAAGCCGCTCGCCCGGCTCGGCTATATGGACTATTGCGATGGCGGCGACGTCTTCGAAATGACGCGGCCTGTTCGCTAGATCACTATCATTTCAGTCGTTCGACTTGAATCATCAACGTGATCGATTCATCCCGCTCCAGACTCCGGTACAGCGCCTGCAGCCGCAAGAAGAGCGATCTGTTGCGGCCAGCGGATGGCAACGCTCGAAAAGCCGTTCTCGATGCTGTTTCTCCACAGGCGTCGCACGGTCGCCTCATCATCGGCGTCGACTGGCAGCATGTCGTAAGCCGCGATGCGGGCTTCGCGGGCCCTCAGGGCTGCCGCCGCGCGGCCGGCTCGAACGGCAGCCGGCACATCGCCCGTTTCGGTCACGCGCCGGAAACCACAAGCTTCGGCGAGGGCCGAGGCATCGAACACCAGTGCCGAGAGGCGCGGGGAGGCATCCGCCAGCGAATGAGGCGACAGGACGCTTTCCGGCGCCGTTGCGTATTCGGCAAGAATCACCGTTCGGCCCTGGGCGATGCCGGCCGCCGCCTCGGCGACCTTGAGCAGCACATCGACCCGTTGAATGTCTGCGGGGCCGCGGCATCCGGCCAGAACGACGCCGTCGAAGCCGTTGCCGATCAAAGCGGCAAGCTCGTCTTCGCCGGGATCGCCGCTCGTTCCGATTCGAGCGAGCAACAGGCAGCCTGTATCCTGCCGCGGCGGAACCGAGGGGGGCCAGCCGGTTTTGCCGCCCGTCATCACGACCGCTTGAACGGCGGTCAGGATCTCCTTCGGGGGCGGCGGTTCACCGGCCGGCAGATACAGGATCGGTAGGATGGTTTGCGCGCCGTTAACAGACATGGTGAACCAATCTTAAACCTTTGGCCGCTAGGCTTCGAGCATGGGGCTGCTCGGGTGACTAGTGGGGCATAGGTGATCATACAAGCATTTCTTCGCTGGGTGGAAACGGCGAAAGCCAGCGAACGCGCCAGTGCCGCCAGTGCGCTTGGTCGTGCCTATGCCAGGGCCGATGTGAACGGCATCGATCGGCAGGCGGTCGAAATGGCGATGACCTTTCTTCTCGACGATCCTTCGCCCAAAGTGCGTCGGTCTCTCGTCGAAGCGCTGGCCGATTGCCCGATTGTGCCGCGCTCGATCATCAAGGCGCTTGCGAAGGACCAGCCCGAAATCGCCTATATCGCCATCTCCCGTTCTCCGGTCTTGAACGATGACGATCTTATCGACATGGCGGCGGACGGCGGCGCGGAGATGCGTGCGATGATCGCCTCCCGCAGCACCGTCTCATGCGCGGTTGCGGCTGCCATCGCCGAGATCGGCGGCGAGGAAGAGGTGGTCATTCTGTTGGAAAATCCGGGGGCCATGCTTTCCCCGGGCTCGCTGCGGCGAATTGCCGACCGTCTCGGGGACGGCGTGGCCACGCGCGGGCCGTTGCTCGAGCGCCGTGATCTGCCGAGCGACGCGCGACAAACTCTCGCCGAGAAAGTCGGCGCGGCGCTTGCTGCCTCCGACCTGGTACGGGCCGCAATCGGCGAGGATCGGGCGCAGCGCGTCGCGCGGGAGTCTTGCGACGCGGCAGCGCTGACGCTTTCCTCGGATTCCGCGAAGGAGGAACTACGGCGGATGGTTGCCCGTCTCCGCGAGTCCGGCCGCCTGACGCCGGCTCTGCTGTTGACGGCGCTTTGCAGCGGCAGGGCTGAGTTTTTTTCTGCGGCGATCGTCGATCTGTCAGGAGTGCCGGAAAAGCGCGTTCGAGCGATCCTTTCGGGTGGGCGATTCCACTCGATCAGGGCTCTCCTCGAATCTGCGGGGCTTGGCCCCGAAGTGAGCGGGATATTTTCGGAGGCCGTCTTGTTCTGCCAAAGTGACGCAGATGCGAACGACGATCGAACCCTCTCCGTCGCCGCCAGGCTTTCGAATCGTCTTCGCCACCGAAGCCTTGGCGGATACACCGCCGTAGCCGAACTCGCGGAGCGGCTGACCTTTGCCGAGCAGCGGCAGATGGCGCGCAACTACGCCCTGCTGCTCGCCCGCAAGGTCGCCTGAGATGGCTTGATTGCCTCAATTGCCGAACCGGCGCGCCACCCAGGAATAGCCGTCTTCGACGTAATGGACCGGTGCACTGACGATCGCCTTCAATTTCTCCCGGTCGGGTACAGCGCCGCTGATCAATGCCAGTGCGCGCCTCGGCAAGGTTGGCTCTCCGCCTGCCTCCGCCGGCGTTGCGTCTGGCTGCGCGCCCGGCTGACCGGGAAGCGTTGCATTCATCTCCGGAACGGGCTCTGTTGCCGCCGTAAGGCCCGGCCCCGAGCTTTCGCACACGGCCACCACGACCGGGTAGTTCCTGTCGGAGAACCGCGGCAGTTCCATTTGCGATTCCGTGTCGCACTGCGCGATCGACGGCCAGTCGCCGTTCACGGTCGAGATGTAGTGGCATTGGGTAACGTTGTCGTCGCAACCCAGAATGGTCATGACGATCAGGGCGGCTTTCATGGTCACTTCTTCCGTTCAGATGATGGCGACGCTCTGTTTATGGCCGTCCGATTCTCTTCAAAGAAGGGCAAAAGCCGACAGCGTCTGAAACAAATTATTTCTCCCCGTTACGCGGATTGATTGTGAACGCGGCAATCTTGCGCCGAATGGCGTATTGGTCCCGGCGATCTCCGGCCTTAGAGGGTCGAAACGAGACACTTCCGGACGGGACCGAATGGACGAACGGTGAGAAGCTCACTTCGACAGCGCCGCGCGTCTTATCAGACGCGCAAAGGCCGCTGTGGCACCTGGAGCAACTGCATGGAGAGATTGAAATGACTGCCGTAACCATCGCCGAAGAGTCGCCGCGCCAGCCGGCCGTAATCCGACTGCTCGAATTGTCCGATGCCTATGCGGCATCGCTCTATCCTGCCGAAAGCAATCATCTGGTCGATCTGTCTCAATTGGAGCAGCCGACCGTATCCTTTTTCGTCGCCCGCCTTGCCGGCAGGATCGTCGGCTGCTGCGCGCTCGTCGAAGCCGGTGACGGTACGGCCGAGATCAAGCGGATGTTCGTCGACCCGGAGGCGAGAGGGCTGAAACTTGGCAGGCTTCTTCTTTCCGCTCTTGAAGCCAAGGCGGAAAAGCTCGGGCTCACGGCAATCCGTCTTGAAACCGGCATCTACCAGCCGGAAGCGATCGGCTTGTACAAGGCGTCCGGATATGTCGAAACGGCACCGTTCGGCAGCTATCGGCCGGATCCGCTGAGCCTGTTCATGGAAAAACCGGTCGGGCAGGAGGCATAAGGTCGATCGCGGGACTCAGATATCCAGGTTGTCCGCGAAGACGGCGCGCTCCTGGATGAAACGGAAGCGGGCATCGGCTTTCGTTCCCATCAGACTGTCGACGGCGTCGCGGGTGCCCTCGAAGTCGACATCATCGATTTCGACCTTGAGGAGCGTCCGCTTGGCCGGATCCATCGTGGTCTCCTTGAGCTGCGCGGGCAGCATCTCGCCGAGGCCCTTGAAACGCCCGAGTTCGACTTTGCCACGACCATTGAACTCGGTCCGCATCAGCTCATCGCGATGTGCGTCGTCGCGGGCGTAAAGCGTCTTTGAACCCTGGCTCAGCCGGTAAAGCGGCGGCACGGCGAGATAGAGATGGCCGCCGCGGATGAGCTCCGGCATTTCCTGGTAGAAGAAGGTGATCAGAAGGGAGGCGATGTGCGCGCCGTCGACGTCGGCGTCGGTCATGATGATGATGCGCTCGTAGCGCAGGTCCTCTTCCCGATACTTCGATCGGGTGCCGCAGCCGAGCGCCTGGACGAGGTCGCCGATCTGCTGATTGGCGCCGAGCTTCTCGCGGCCGGCGCTGGCGACGTTGAGGATCTTGCCGCGCAGCGGCAGGATCGCCTGATTGGCGCGGTTGCGCGCCTGTTTGGCCGAACCGCCGGCCGAATCGCCCTCGACGATGAAGAGTTCGGCGCCTTCCGCCGTATTCTGGGCGCAATCCGCGAGCTTGCCCGGCAGGCGCAGCTTGCGTACCGCCGTCTTGCGGCTGACTTCCTTTTCCTTGCGCCGGCGTACCCGCTCCTCGGCCCGCTCCACCACCCAGTCGAGAAGCTTGGCCGCTTCCCCCGGATTGTCGGCGAGGTAGTGGTCGAAGGGATCGCGCAGCGCGTTTTCGACGATGCGCTGCGCCTCCACCGTTGCAAGCTTGTCCTTCGTCTGGCCGACGAATTCCGGCTCGCGAATG
Encoded here:
- a CDS encoding DUF2267 domain-containing protein, which encodes MRAVTIPMEYRQASAEFDRFIVDARDIAALQTTNQAYTMVQAVLYAFRRRLEISDALLFANVLPPVLRAIFVADWDLEEPALPFSERRAMTREVQAFRGNHNVSPDTAIADVAAALRRNVDDKPLDRVLARLPAGAVDFWRA
- a CDS encoding GNAT family N-acetyltransferase — protein: MTAVTIAEESPRQPAVIRLLELSDAYAASLYPAESNHLVDLSQLEQPTVSFFVARLAGRIVGCCALVEAGDGTAEIKRMFVDPEARGLKLGRLLLSALEAKAEKLGLTAIRLETGIYQPEAIGLYKASGYVETAPFGSYRPDPLSLFMEKPVGQEA
- a CDS encoding aldolase/citrate lyase family protein — encoded protein: MSVNGAQTILPILYLPAGEPPPPKEILTAVQAVVMTGGKTGWPPSVPPRQDTGCLLLARIGTSGDPGEDELAALIGNGFDGVVLAGCRGPADIQRVDVLLKVAEAAAGIAQGRTVILAEYATAPESVLSPHSLADASPRLSALVFDASALAEACGFRRVTETGDVPAAVRAGRAAAALRAREARIAAYDMLPVDADDEATVRRLWRNSIENGFSSVAIRWPQQIALLAAAGAVPESGAG
- a CDS encoding flavin reductase family protein; protein product: MFYDTAGNRHGLPHDPFKAIVSPRPIGWIGTRAADGALNLAPYSFFNAISDRPKLVMFASSGYKDSVRNIEATGEFTASFASRNLSEAVNLTSVTAPHGESEFEIAGLTPVGGTLVKAPFVGEAFAALECRMTEIFRPKGIDGVVSDSYVVIGAVVGIHIREDAIRDGRFDVATVKPLARLGYMDYCDGGDVFEMTRPVR
- the folE gene encoding GTP cyclohydrolase I FolE encodes the protein MDAIVKNFPVLDDASGRPTQKEAEEAVRVLLRWAGEDPAREGLKDTPARVAKAYREIFGGYDLVAEDVLGRTFEEVSGYDDIVLEKDIPFYSHCEHHMVPIIGKAHVAYLPNGRVLGLSKIARVVDIYARRLQTQEAMTAQIAKAIDETLMPRGVAVMVEAEHLCMAMRGIKKQGATTLTTTFTGAFKSEPAEQARFMTMLRGFK
- the yidD gene encoding membrane protein insertion efficiency factor YidD, with translation MCPQPDADHGGTRGDAGGRNWSGPFRRTPGRLVGMAMIRAYQLTLSGFIGNSCRHLPTCSEYGFEAIARYGLWAGGWLTLFRVIRCGPGGTHGFDPVPDRLAPRQRWYTPWRYWQPRRKEA
- the thrS gene encoding threonine--tRNA ligase; this encodes MSHSVSLTFPDGSEREFAAGTTGRDVAESISKSLAKKAVAIAIDGELRDLSDSVTAGRIEIVTREDKRALELIRHDAAHVMAEAVQELWPGTQVTIGPVIDNGFYYDFAKNEPFTPDDLPVIEKKMREIIARNRPFTKEVWSRDKAKEVFAAKGEAYKVELVDAIPEGQDLKIYYQGDWFDLCRGPHMASTGQIGTAFKLMKVAGAYWRGDSNNPMLTRIYGTAWHTQEELDQYLHVLAEAEKRDHRRLGREMDLFHFQEEGPGVVFWHGKGWRIFQSLVAYMRRRLEGDYQEVNAPQVLDKSLWETSGHWGWYRDNMFKVTVAGDETDDDRVFALKPMNCPGHIQIFKHGLKSYRELPVRLAEFGAVHRYEPSGALHGLMRVRGFTQDDAHIFCTDEQMAAECLKINDLILSVYEDFGFKEIVVKLSTRPEKRVGSDELWDRAEAVMTDVLKTIEEQSEGRIKTGILPGEGAFYGPKFEYTLKDAIGREWQCGTTQVDFNLPERFGAFYIDSESEKRQPVMIHRAICGSMERFLGILLENYAGHMPLWISPLQVVVATITSEADDYGREVAERLRDAGLTVETDFRNEKINYKVREHSVTKVPVIVVCGKREAEERSVNIRRLGSQAQTAMSLDEAVASLSAEAMAPDLKRRAERNARV
- a CDS encoding iron-sulfur cluster assembly scaffold protein, yielding MIDDIYNSRILEFAGNIPRLGMLAEADAEAAAHSKLCGSKVRIWLKMDGEIVTDFAHDVKACALGQASSSIMARHVVGAHADEIRKAREDMLAMLKADGEGPSGRFEDMRFLKPVKDYKARHASTMLTFDAVVDAIGQIEARRLAAAV
- a CDS encoding DUF1697 domain-containing protein gives rise to the protein METYVALLHSIVLGGGRRVVMADLKAVAEGLGYQEPRTLAATGNLVFRAPEQPLPKLEAELESAFAAAFGRHVDIIMRTAEEWLSLARGNPFLAESEKDPASVHVRVMRAPLEAGTAERLLGYCTRGERVAIVHGDLWVDFGGKPSESRLLGVMTTKRLGIGTVRNWNTVKGLRGMVAG
- a CDS encoding DUF2336 domain-containing protein, with the protein product MIIQAFLRWVETAKASERASAASALGRAYARADVNGIDRQAVEMAMTFLLDDPSPKVRRSLVEALADCPIVPRSIIKALAKDQPEIAYIAISRSPVLNDDDLIDMAADGGAEMRAMIASRSTVSCAVAAAIAEIGGEEEVVILLENPGAMLSPGSLRRIADRLGDGVATRGPLLERRDLPSDARQTLAEKVGAALAASDLVRAAIGEDRAQRVARESCDAAALTLSSDSAKEELRRMVARLRESGRLTPALLLTALCSGRAEFFSAAIVDLSGVPEKRVRAILSGGRFHSIRALLESAGLGPEVSGIFSEAVLFCQSDADANDDRTLSVAARLSNRLRHRSLGGYTAVAELAERLTFAEQRQMARNYALLLARKVA
- a CDS encoding nitroreductase family protein; this encodes MKTEIKLVDYLASRRSIPAFQMGEPGPGRAEVEEMLKLASRVPDHGKLAPWRFIVYRGQERARISAELKKMALAAKPDMPEEMIKVEETRLTRAPVVVAVVSKAAPHFKIPEWEQQMSAGAVCLNLLMAANAVGYASNWLTEWYAFDERAYPLLGVAPGEKIAGFIHIGTAMVPPTERPRPELEEIVTWIGEDG